TGGTCACCTTGTGCACCCTCTTCGCCGCATGCCATACCCCGTTCACGGACCAGGAGATCCGCGATCTGGTCCAACGCGGTGAGTTCACCCGTGCGGACGCCGCCATCGCGGTCCGGTTGGCTCTGGACACGTCCCTGACGCCCGTTGCACGACAGGCCCTCGCGTTCGAACGCGAGCGCCTGGCCCGCATCCGTCTGGATTTCCGCGGCAAGGAGAAGGATGTCCGCGACTTCATCCTGAAGTGGATCCCGGATGCCCGGGACAGCGATTTCGAACGCTGGGAAGCGAGCGGCGCGCTGGAGATGATGGTGATCGACGGAAAGAAGTGGTACTTCAACTCGGCGGTGCGCAATCTTTTCCGGATCGACAGTGCGGCACGGCGCATCTGGCAGCAACGCCATCCCCATCCAACGGCATCAACGGGCCTTGCATCCGACAGCGGACTGGATGCGCATTGTTCGGCGATCGTGTCTGCCGGGCTTGCCTCAGGGAGGGTGCACGTCCTTCCGCGTCGATTCGAGATCGAGTATACGATCCGGGTGCGGCCCGGTGCCGTGCCTGCCGGCGAGATGGTCCGTTGCTGGCTCCCCTTCCCGCGTGAGATCCCCGGCCGTCAGGAACGCATCACCCTCCTTGCGACCGATCCACCACGCTCCATTCTGGCCGATACCTCACAGCTCCAGCGCACGGTCTACCTGGAACGTCCGGCCGCGGCGGATACCCCGACCGTCTTCCGCGTGCGCTACGCCTACACCTCGTTCGGTGTGTACCAGCCTGTCGATCCCGGGCGTGTCGTCCCCGCGGCATCCACCCCGGGCCTCGAGCCGTATCTGCGGGAGGAGCCGCCGCATATCCGCTTCACGCCGGAGTTGCGGGCGCTCAATGCGCAGATCGTCGGGACGGAAACGAACCCGGTGCTCATCGCGCGGCGCCTGTTCGATTGGACCTATGAGCACATTCCGTGGGCGAGTGCACGGGAGTATTCGACGATACCCTCATTGAGCGCGTACGCGTTCGAGAACCGGCACGGTGACTGCGGCATCCAGACCACATTCTTCATCACCCTGCTCCGGATGAATGGCATCCCTGCGCGCTGGCAGTCGGGATGGGAATTCCGGCCTCCGGAGGACAGTATGCATGATTGGGGGATGGTGTACTTCGCGCCCTACGGGTGGGTCCCCATGGATGTCACCTACGGGCCGCGGCGTTCCGCAGAGGAAGCCTTCCGCTACTTCTATCTGGGCGGGATGGATGCCTACCGGCTGATCTTCAACGACGCGACAGCAACGCCGTTCTCCCCTGCGAAGATCCACCCGCGTTCCGAGACATTGGATTCGCAGCGTGGGGAAGTGGAATGGAGTGGGGGGAATGTGTACTTCGACAAGTGGGACTGGGACATGAAGATGGAAATTAAGAATTAAGAATTCTTAGTTCTTAATTCTTCATTGGATCCTTCCTCAGCCGTAGGGACTCGGAGAAGTCGCCGGTGCCACCGTGGGAGTGCCGTACCGGTGCTCGTTCGCGGTCGTGACGTAGACTCCCGCCTGCCCGGGCAATGGGCAGCGCGTCTCGCAGATCCCGCAGCCGATGCAGAGCTCCTTGATCACGTAGGGATACTGCACCATCTTCTTCTCGCCCTCACGCGTCACGACCTCTTTCACGTCGAACTTGATGGCCTTGTCCGGCGTCGGGCAGTGTTCCTCACAGACGATGCAATCCGAATTGCGCGCGAACGGGATGCACAGGTTCTTGTCGAAATGCGCGAGCCCGATGGGTGTGTGCTGCTTCTCTTCCAGCGTGAGCGGGACGATCGCGTCGGTGGGGCAGACCTGGCCGCAGAGGTTGCAGTTGTACTCGCAGTAGCCTTCACGCATCACCGCCACAGGGAGCCAGAGCTCTTCGACCGACGAATGGATCGCGTCGGGTTGGAGGCAGCCGCCATTCGACCGGCAGATGCGGACGCATTCCAGGCAACGAATGCATTTGTCCGCGAATGCCGCTTCGGGAAGCGCACCGGGGGGGCGGACCTGACGGTTTCGTGACTCCCGGTTCGAGAACCCGATGTTCAGGAGGCCGATCGCAGCGATGCTCGCAAGGGATGTCTGCACCACCTGCCGGCGCGAGATGTCCACGGGTGTATGGTATGGCTTCCACCGCCACCGGTAGCTGATGGCTTTGATCTTGGGCGGGCAGACCGCACCGCAATTGAAGCAGTCGATGCACTCCACTTTGCTTGTCTGATGGACGTTCCCGCCGGGGATCGCGTTCATCTTGCATTCCACCTGGCATTTGTTGCAGACCGGGCAGGCTTCGCCCACCATCCGCTCGAACATCCGGAACTGTCCGAGGAAACCGAGCCAGGCACCTGCGGGGCAGATGTTCCTGCACCAGAACCTGCGCGACAGTTTTTCGGCCGCGAAGATACCGAGGATCAGCACGGAGATCCAGAAGACCTCCTGATGACGTGCCTGCGGCTCCGGCATGATGTACGCCTTGAACGGATCCAGCACGGCGTAGGCGATGTCTTCCATCCCGGGGATGCGGGCCACGCCCTGCAGTGCGGTGTCCACGAACAACGTGCCGAAGGGATAGAGGACAACGGTCAGGGCGCGGTTGAAGATCGACAGGGGATCGAGGTATCCCCAGACATGGATGTTCACAACGGCCAGGATCACGCAGCCGAGCAGGATCGCGAACTTGAGGAACCGGAGCTTCTCCCACTTCCCGCTCACGCGGTTGCTGGGCGATCCCACCACTTTGCTGGCAACATCGATGGAGGTGCCGAGCGGACAGATCCACCCGCAGAAGAAGCGTCCCAGGAAAGGCGTGAGCGCGAGGATGATGAATGCCGGCAGGAAGATGAGCGACAGCCGGTGGTCGGACAGGAACTCAAACAGGGGAATGAGCGGGCTCATCCTGAGAAGCACATCCGCGGGGAAGCCGGACGTGTACGGATACCGGGCCGCGAGGAAGAGCCCGAGGAACAGGAGGAGGAACAGGACCTGAACGACCCGCCGGATCTTCGCCGTCATGCCAACCGCACCTTTTTCATCTGAAGCGCATTCGTGTCGAACTTCGCAATGCCGCTCTTCACTGCCTGTGCCACGAGCGGGACGTCCTCGAGCTTCAAGCCGAAGAGGTCGATCGCAGTGCGGTCGGCGCTCACCGTGCAGGGACTCATGATAAGGGTGCGGGGCTGTTTGACGTGCGCCAGGTTGCCGCCCACGGGCCCGTTCGCCGTAAGGATCCGGTAGGCATCGATGATCGTCAGCGTCGGGAGGATCGTGCGGTCGATGTCGACGAGCTTCCGTGCAAAGTCGTTGTGCAGGTCGCCCCGGTTGCCGCCCATCACGCCCATCAGATTCTTGAGCCCGAGGGTGATGCGGCTGAGGCTATGGTGCTTCGCGATCGGGACGTTGATCACTTTATCCGCTTCGAGGTAGTCGCGGTAGATCTCCCATTCCTTCACGACATCGCCGTTGATGCTCTTCTTCACGAAGCGGGAATCGCGGATCTGGGAGACGTCGGCGCCGGCGCCCTTCGCGCTCGCTTCAATGCCGGAGTTGGTGT
This genomic window from Ignavibacteriota bacterium contains:
- a CDS encoding 4Fe-4S binding protein, translating into MTAKIRRVVQVLFLLLFLGLFLAARYPYTSGFPADVLLRMSPLIPLFEFLSDHRLSLIFLPAFIILALTPFLGRFFCGWICPLGTSIDVASKVVGSPSNRVSGKWEKLRFLKFAILLGCVILAVVNIHVWGYLDPLSIFNRALTVVLYPFGTLFVDTALQGVARIPGMEDIAYAVLDPFKAYIMPEPQARHQEVFWISVLILGIFAAEKLSRRFWCRNICPAGAWLGFLGQFRMFERMVGEACPVCNKCQVECKMNAIPGGNVHQTSKVECIDCFNCGAVCPPKIKAISYRWRWKPYHTPVDISRRQVVQTSLASIAAIGLLNIGFSNRESRNRQVRPPGALPEAAFADKCIRCLECVRICRSNGGCLQPDAIHSSVEELWLPVAVMREGYCEYNCNLCGQVCPTDAIVPLTLEEKQHTPIGLAHFDKNLCIPFARNSDCIVCEEHCPTPDKAIKFDVKEVVTREGEKKMVQYPYVIKELCIGCGICETRCPLPGQAGVYVTTANEHRYGTPTVAPATSPSPYG
- a CDS encoding transglutaminase domain-containing protein, yielding MSSSAVPIRVLRHSIFPVVVTLCTLFAACHTPFTDQEIRDLVQRGEFTRADAAIAVRLALDTSLTPVARQALAFERERLARIRLDFRGKEKDVRDFILKWIPDARDSDFERWEASGALEMMVIDGKKWYFNSAVRNLFRIDSAARRIWQQRHPHPTASTGLASDSGLDAHCSAIVSAGLASGRVHVLPRRFEIEYTIRVRPGAVPAGEMVRCWLPFPREIPGRQERITLLATDPPRSILADTSQLQRTVYLERPAAADTPTVFRVRYAYTSFGVYQPVDPGRVVPAASTPGLEPYLREEPPHIRFTPELRALNAQIVGTETNPVLIARRLFDWTYEHIPWASAREYSTIPSLSAYAFENRHGDCGIQTTFFITLLRMNGIPARWQSGWEFRPPEDSMHDWGMVYFAPYGWVPMDVTYGPRRSAEEAFRYFYLGGMDAYRLIFNDATATPFSPAKIHPRSETLDSQRGEVEWSGGNVYFDKWDWDMKMEIKN
- a CDS encoding DUF362 domain-containing protein; the encoded protein is MHRRQFLARTGAGLVGAALTSTAFDSLFAASAVPQVVWVENGEPAALLAAALNEFGGMQHFISRGDVVVVKPNMGWDRAPQYAANTNPDLVAAIVSACYAAGAKTVKVFDRTCNNPLRCYTNSGIEASAKGAGADVSQIRDSRFVKKSINGDVVKEWEIYRDYLEADKVINVPIAKHHSLSRITLGLKNLMGVMGGNRGDLHNDFARKLVDIDRTILPTLTIIDAYRILTANGPVGGNLAHVKQPRTLIMSPCTVSADRTAIDLFGLKLEDVPLVAQAVKSGIAKFDTNALQMKKVRLA